A stretch of Halocalculus aciditolerans DNA encodes these proteins:
- a CDS encoding 4a-hydroxytetrahydrobiopterin dehydratase yields the protein MAERLDADEIRDRLPDGWQYVDDEITRQYEFDDYLAGVAFASEVGEIAEEEFHHPTITIRYKEVEVAFTTHDAGGVTEQDLDLAAEVDAIR from the coding sequence ATGGCCGAACGACTCGACGCCGACGAGATTCGTGACCGACTTCCCGACGGCTGGCAGTACGTCGACGACGAAATCACCCGCCAGTACGAGTTCGACGACTACCTCGCGGGCGTGGCGTTCGCGAGCGAAGTCGGCGAAATCGCGGAAGAGGAGTTCCACCACCCGACGATCACGATTCGCTACAAGGAGGTGGAGGTGGCGTTCACGACGCACGACGCGGGCGGCGTGACGGAGCAAGACCTCGACCTGGCCGCCGAAGTGGACGCCATCCGATAG
- the hemA gene encoding glutamyl-tRNA reductase, with the protein MKDTDTGVVAGIRVSHDVASIEDIEAARFDDVESAAAALREEPGVTEAFAFQTCHRVEAYVVASTDAAGRSALDRALDAEHVVEMDHESALRHLLRVAAGLESVVLGEDQVLGQVRDGFEASRNAVGPVLRDAVTKAIHVGERARTETRINEGVVSLGSAAVELAGDYRDLAGSTAVVVGAGEMGRLAAKAFAAADAGHVTVANRTVEHASWVVDELDASADAVGLDALGDAVADAEVVVAATGATDPIVTEAHPVGDAVCIDLGQPRDVATALDEETTVLTLDDLEDVTASTRERRREAAERVDHMVTEEFENLLVQYKRKRADEVIGAMYASAGQLKSRELDTAFSKLEARGGITDEQREVVESLADALVSQILAAPTKSLRDAAQEDDWATIAAALDLFDPEFEDESAFPGTTPDEIVAADDD; encoded by the coding sequence ATGAAGGACACAGACACTGGCGTCGTCGCGGGTATTCGCGTCTCCCACGACGTCGCGTCTATCGAGGACATCGAGGCCGCGCGGTTCGACGACGTCGAGAGCGCCGCCGCCGCGCTCCGCGAGGAGCCGGGGGTGACGGAGGCGTTCGCGTTCCAGACGTGCCACCGCGTCGAGGCGTACGTCGTCGCGAGCACGGACGCGGCCGGCCGGAGCGCGCTCGACCGCGCGCTCGACGCCGAGCACGTCGTCGAAATGGACCACGAGAGCGCGCTCCGCCACCTCCTCCGCGTCGCGGCCGGCCTCGAATCGGTCGTGCTCGGCGAGGACCAGGTGCTCGGCCAGGTCCGCGACGGCTTCGAGGCGTCGCGGAACGCCGTCGGCCCCGTCCTCCGGGACGCCGTGACGAAGGCGATTCACGTCGGCGAGCGAGCGCGGACGGAGACGCGCATCAACGAGGGCGTCGTGAGCCTCGGGAGCGCCGCGGTCGAGCTCGCCGGCGACTACCGGGATCTCGCGGGGTCGACGGCCGTCGTCGTCGGCGCGGGCGAGATGGGGCGGCTCGCGGCGAAGGCGTTCGCCGCCGCCGACGCCGGCCACGTCACGGTCGCGAACCGGACCGTCGAGCACGCGTCGTGGGTCGTCGACGAACTCGACGCGTCGGCCGACGCGGTGGGCCTCGACGCGCTCGGGGACGCGGTGGCGGACGCGGAGGTCGTCGTCGCGGCGACCGGCGCGACCGACCCGATCGTCACCGAGGCGCATCCGGTCGGGGACGCCGTCTGCATCGACCTCGGGCAGCCGCGCGACGTCGCGACCGCGCTCGACGAGGAGACGACGGTGTTGACGCTCGACGACTTAGAGGACGTCACGGCGTCGACGCGCGAACGCCGCCGCGAGGCCGCCGAACGCGTCGATCACATGGTGACCGAGGAGTTCGAGAACCTCCTCGTGCAGTACAAGCGCAAGCGCGCGGACGAGGTCATCGGCGCGATGTACGCCTCCGCGGGCCAGTTGAAGTCCCGCGAGCTCGACACCGCCTTCAGCAAGCTCGAAGCGCGCGGCGGCATCACGGACGAGCAGCGCGAGGTCGTCGAATCGCTCGCCGACGCCCTCGTCTCCCAGATTCTCGCCGCGCCGACCAAGAGTCTCCGCGACGCCGCCCAAGAGGACGACTGGGCGACTATCGCCGCGGCGCTCGACCTCTTCGACCCCGAGTTCGAGGACGAGTCCGCGTTCCCGGGGACGACCCCGGACGAGATCGTCGCGGCGGACGACGATTAA
- a CDS encoding precorrin-2 dehydrogenase/sirohydrochlorin ferrochelatase family protein, which yields MIPLAFDFTGETVVVFGGGRVGARKARRFAAEADVYVVSPAFADEDFGESTLVEAEPTTESVFEFFDAYEPLLAVAATDDAAVNDAVVTVARERGALVNRADRAGSRDGKSVVVPATVEDDPVSVAITTGGASPALAKHLREQIEADIEGAGEMAAITGEIRADLKARGVAPDVRRDAVRAVVRSAPVWKALRAGTAKPRREAAAVVRAHLGDAE from the coding sequence ATGATTCCGCTCGCGTTCGACTTCACGGGCGAGACGGTCGTGGTGTTCGGCGGCGGTCGGGTCGGCGCGCGAAAGGCGCGGCGGTTCGCCGCGGAGGCGGACGTCTACGTCGTCAGTCCGGCGTTCGCTGACGAAGACTTCGGGGAGAGCACGCTCGTGGAGGCGGAGCCGACGACGGAGTCGGTGTTCGAGTTCTTCGACGCCTACGAGCCGCTGCTCGCCGTCGCGGCGACTGACGACGCGGCGGTGAACGACGCGGTCGTGACGGTGGCGCGCGAGCGCGGCGCGCTCGTGAATCGCGCGGACCGCGCCGGGAGTCGCGACGGGAAGAGCGTCGTCGTCCCGGCGACCGTCGAGGACGACCCAGTGTCGGTCGCCATCACGACGGGCGGGGCGAGTCCGGCGCTCGCGAAGCACCTCCGCGAGCAGATCGAGGCGGATATCGAGGGCGCGGGCGAGATGGCGGCGATTACGGGGGAGATTCGCGCGGACCTGAAAGCCCGTGGGGTCGCGCCGGACGTGCGGCGGGACGCGGTGCGCGCGGTCGTGCGGTCGGCACCGGTTTGGAAGGCTTTACGTGCGGGGACGGCGAAGCCACGTCGAGAAGCAGCCGCCGTGGTGCGCGCGCATCTCGGCGACGCAGAGTAA
- the ahbB gene encoding siroheme decarboxylase subunit beta, translated as MTAGDLDDRDRAIVNAFQGGFPVVRWPFGAAADTLRNRGVDVDPDELLERIARLDEEGVLSRFGPLVNAEEIGGHATLVAMHAPEDEFEEIAELVNAHHEVAHNYEREHPYLNMWFVVSVADADRVEEVLAEIEAETGQETYNLPKQQEFRVEAKFYVDGPLRDADVDLSALGPNPDPSGRTSLTPDERDLVMEVQDGLPLTLTPYEDVAETLETDVEWVLETLRRFVVEGKIRRIGVVPNHYKLGYTENGMTVWDVPDDVVDDVGPAVASLEFVTHCYERPRHEGVWPYNFFAMTHGRSEAESEARVQQVKDVMSEYWDVGDDDWDTLFSTRILKKTGIRLAERADANTAVADESDAADENADASESAGTAE; from the coding sequence ATGACTGCGGGCGACCTCGACGACCGTGACAGAGCCATCGTAAACGCCTTTCAGGGCGGTTTTCCCGTGGTTCGGTGGCCGTTCGGCGCGGCCGCGGACACGCTCCGGAACCGCGGCGTCGACGTCGACCCGGACGAGCTCTTAGAGCGCATCGCGCGGCTGGACGAGGAGGGCGTTCTCTCCCGGTTCGGGCCGCTCGTGAACGCAGAAGAGATCGGCGGGCACGCGACGCTCGTCGCGATGCACGCGCCCGAGGACGAGTTCGAGGAGATCGCGGAACTCGTGAACGCGCATCACGAGGTCGCGCACAACTACGAGCGCGAACACCCCTACCTGAACATGTGGTTCGTGGTCTCCGTCGCCGACGCTGACCGCGTCGAGGAGGTGCTCGCCGAAATCGAGGCGGAGACCGGGCAAGAAACGTACAATCTGCCGAAGCAACAGGAGTTCCGCGTGGAGGCGAAATTCTACGTGGACGGCCCGCTCCGGGACGCGGACGTCGACCTGTCGGCGCTCGGCCCGAACCCGGACCCGTCGGGGCGGACGTCGCTGACGCCGGACGAACGCGACCTCGTCATGGAGGTACAGGACGGGCTGCCGCTCACGCTGACGCCGTACGAGGACGTCGCGGAGACGCTCGAAACGGACGTCGAGTGGGTGTTGGAGACGCTCCGCCGGTTCGTCGTCGAGGGGAAGATTCGACGCATCGGCGTGGTGCCGAACCACTACAAGCTCGGCTACACGGAGAACGGGATGACGGTCTGGGACGTCCCGGACGACGTCGTCGACGACGTCGGCCCCGCGGTGGCGAGCCTGGAGTTCGTGACGCACTGCTACGAGCGCCCGCGCCACGAGGGCGTGTGGCCGTACAACTTCTTCGCGATGACGCACGGCCGCAGCGAGGCGGAGAGCGAAGCGCGCGTCCAGCAGGTGAAAGACGTGATGAGCGAGTACTGGGACGTCGGCGACGACGACTGGGACACGCTCTTCTCGACGCGGATCCTGAAGAAGACGGGAATTCGGCTGGCGGAGCGCGCGGACGCGAACACCGCTGTGGCGGACGAGAGCGATGCAGCGGACGAGAACGCCGACGCCTCCGAGTCGGCGGGGACGGCGGAGTAG
- a CDS encoding DUF5778 family protein, translating into MSDAANEDLYQRAAALLEPGDIELHGAVIHTNLGPEEESMMHQVTLDAGDVISAHVAEEDTYIYSGNDDDRFGVNQHHGLTLSNDEFVWECQQLMRETKYDVVIYWEATDDAEHRAIVSELAETLDADVVGVTEDDYFRV; encoded by the coding sequence ATGAGCGACGCGGCGAACGAAGACCTCTATCAGCGCGCGGCGGCGCTGCTGGAGCCGGGGGATATCGAGTTGCACGGTGCCGTGATTCACACGAATCTCGGCCCCGAAGAGGAGTCGATGATGCATCAGGTGACGCTCGACGCGGGTGACGTCATCTCCGCGCACGTCGCCGAGGAGGACACGTACATCTACTCGGGGAACGACGACGACCGCTTCGGCGTGAACCAGCATCACGGGCTGACGCTCTCGAACGACGAGTTCGTCTGGGAGTGCCAGCAGCTGATGCGGGAGACCAAGTACGACGTCGTCATCTACTGGGAGGCGACGGACGACGCAGAGCACCGCGCCATCGTGTCGGAGCTCGCGGAGACGCTCGACGCGGACGTGGTCGGCGTGACCGAAGACGACTACTTCCGGGTGTAG
- the uppS gene encoding polyprenyl diphosphate synthase, whose translation MRAWLARRFDAAYERVLRHEISGAPSHVAVIQDGNRRYARKHGQDASDGHEAGAETTERVLQWCADIGVDELTLYAFSTENFDRPPEERDRLFDLLEEKLYAFADRDRIHDEGVRIRAIGETHRLPPRVRDAIDYAERRTRDYDQFTLNVAVAYGGRAELLGAARDVARAVDTGDLDPSDVDVDAVDARLHDDPVRDVDLIIRTGGDERTSNFLPWHANGNEAAVYFCTPYWPEFSRIDFLRAVRTYESREESWRRARAERALALLSALGGVELREARSVLDRFRDHAPDGVDVDDDTPTATSD comes from the coding sequence ATGCGTGCGTGGCTCGCCCGCCGATTCGACGCCGCCTACGAGCGCGTGCTCCGGCACGAAATCTCCGGCGCACCGAGTCACGTCGCCGTCATCCAGGACGGAAACCGCCGATACGCCCGTAAACACGGCCAGGACGCGAGCGACGGCCACGAAGCCGGCGCGGAAACCACCGAACGCGTCCTCCAGTGGTGCGCCGACATCGGCGTCGACGAACTCACCCTCTACGCCTTCTCCACCGAGAACTTCGACCGCCCGCCCGAAGAACGCGACCGCCTCTTCGACCTCCTCGAAGAGAAACTCTACGCGTTCGCCGACCGCGACCGCATCCACGACGAAGGCGTCCGCATCCGCGCCATCGGCGAAACCCACCGACTCCCCCCGCGCGTCCGCGACGCCATCGACTACGCCGAACGCCGCACCCGCGACTACGACCAGTTCACCCTCAACGTCGCCGTCGCCTACGGCGGCCGCGCCGAGTTACTGGGAGCGGCCCGCGACGTCGCCCGCGCCGTCGACACCGGCGACCTCGACCCCAGCGACGTCGACGTCGACGCCGTCGACGCCCGCCTCCACGACGACCCCGTCCGCGACGTCGACCTCATCATCCGGACCGGCGGCGACGAACGCACCTCCAACTTCCTCCCCTGGCACGCCAACGGCAACGAAGCCGCCGTCTACTTCTGCACGCCCTACTGGCCGGAGTTCTCCCGGATCGACTTCCTCCGCGCCGTCCGCACCTACGAATCCCGCGAGGAATCCTGGCGGCGCGCCCGCGCCGAACGCGCCCTCGCCCTCCTCTCCGCCCTCGGCGGCGTCGAACTCCGCGAAGCCCGCAGCGTCCTCGACCGCTTCCGCGACCACGCCCCCGATGGCGTCGACGTCGACGACGACACTCCCACCGCGACGAGCGACTAA
- a CDS encoding glutathione S-transferase N-terminal domain-containing protein, with protein sequence MLELYQSEGCPHCAKVREKLSELGVSYVIHNPRLPGGMGGDVTNEVTYEELKAGGEDMVPYLVDTENEVTMYESDDIVEYLEETYE encoded by the coding sequence ATGCTCGAACTCTACCAGTCGGAGGGCTGTCCGCACTGCGCGAAGGTCCGGGAGAAGCTCTCGGAGCTCGGCGTGTCCTACGTCATCCACAACCCCCGCCTGCCGGGCGGGATGGGCGGCGACGTCACGAACGAAGTGACGTACGAGGAGCTGAAGGCCGGCGGCGAGGACATGGTTCCCTACCTCGTGGACACGGAGAACGAGGTCACGATGTACGAGAGTGACGACATCGTGGAGTACCTCGAAGAGACGTACGAGTAG
- a CDS encoding undecaprenyl diphosphate synthase family protein, producing the protein MGLYDRYLALRVRRDSAPPPAHVALVITERDLLEKGAYDTLEAFFDWAFEYGAERVTVYVSVLDEAAVPTLERELADLDAPRSLAVRGPDDTEPADAPIRVGVGLGGKHEFATAVRGVAERVADDDLDPDEITEEDIEDSLLFPADPDLVVKTGAERLSDFMIWQSVYSELYFTDVNWRDFRERDYLRAVQEYQNRQRRFGR; encoded by the coding sequence GTGGGACTCTACGACCGCTACCTCGCCCTCCGCGTCCGCCGTGACTCGGCACCGCCGCCCGCGCACGTCGCCCTCGTCATCACCGAACGCGACCTCCTCGAGAAAGGCGCGTACGACACCCTCGAAGCCTTCTTCGACTGGGCGTTCGAGTACGGCGCAGAGCGCGTCACCGTCTACGTCAGCGTCCTCGACGAAGCCGCCGTCCCCACGCTCGAACGCGAGCTCGCCGACCTCGACGCCCCCCGAAGCCTCGCCGTCCGCGGCCCCGACGACACCGAACCCGCCGACGCCCCCATCCGCGTCGGCGTCGGCCTCGGCGGGAAACACGAGTTCGCCACCGCCGTCCGCGGCGTCGCCGAACGCGTCGCCGACGACGACCTCGACCCCGACGAGATAACCGAAGAAGACATCGAGGACTCCCTCCTCTTCCCCGCCGACCCCGACCTCGTCGTCAAGACCGGCGCGGAACGCCTCTCCGACTTCATGATCTGGCAGTCCGTCTACTCCGAGCTGTACTTCACCGACGTCAACTGGCGGGACTTCCGCGAACGCGACTACCTCCGCGCGGTGCAGGAGTACCAGAACCGGCAGCGTCGGTTCGGCAGGTGA
- the mobB gene encoding molybdopterin-guanine dinucleotide biosynthesis protein B, which produces MKVVSIVGVSDAGKTTLVERLVPIFAERGRVGTVKSMHHDFELDEEGKDTHRHRTAGAARVVGVTPSLTATFEPRGRDDYEDADAALDALLDGFEGFDVVLVEGFREADTPNVLVGDQRERALAGDVVATVSDGTADDVDLVGLRDRVLDLPDY; this is translated from the coding sequence ATGAAGGTCGTCAGTATCGTCGGTGTGAGCGACGCGGGGAAGACGACGCTCGTCGAACGCCTCGTGCCAATCTTCGCGGAGCGCGGGCGGGTGGGGACGGTGAAGTCGATGCATCACGACTTCGAACTCGACGAGGAAGGCAAAGACACGCATCGCCACCGGACGGCGGGCGCGGCGCGCGTCGTCGGCGTCACGCCGTCGCTCACGGCGACGTTCGAGCCGCGGGGCCGCGACGACTACGAGGACGCGGACGCCGCGCTCGACGCGCTCCTCGACGGCTTCGAGGGGTTCGACGTCGTGCTCGTCGAGGGGTTCCGGGAGGCTGACACGCCGAACGTGCTCGTCGGCGACCAGCGCGAACGCGCCCTCGCCGGCGACGTCGTCGCCACCGTTTCGGACGGGACGGCGGACGACGTCGACCTCGTCGGCCTCCGCGACCGCGTCCTCGACCTCCCCGACTACTGA
- a CDS encoding DUF92 domain-containing protein, with the protein MNRPLRRAGAYALLSLLALAAPTLGRLAAVPFAAVAVAAYFVTDGRAFDLFAYPWDERAGRLETLLGFSLAATGLSVVYSVGSFDLPLAVYVATLLAVGFGDLGRVLALDSVEDEAAGAAGFGVLGFAAATAGQLAVAQSRPAIAVFLAASGVLLAALLRSVFTEKDDPLVILSVALLLWLFADLHPDVGAVRVGVAIAATVVFGYLSYATGAASVAGMLTGVFLGLLAVVLGGYGWFVVLMAFFGVGGLSTKFRYDEKTDRGVAEGNSGARGTGNVLGNSAAALAALLLYAASPGLPVPSDVFLFAFAASVATALADTLSSEIGGLYGPPRLITTLEPVDPGTDGAVTWQGELAGLAGAALIALLALALTPLDAVDAVVVLVGGIAGMTMDSLAGATIEGDRLGNQSVNFLATLTGGVAGGLLALAFGLA; encoded by the coding sequence GTGAATCGGCCGCTCCGACGCGCCGGCGCGTACGCACTCCTCTCCCTCCTCGCGCTCGCCGCGCCCACGCTGGGCCGGCTGGCCGCCGTGCCGTTCGCCGCCGTCGCCGTCGCCGCCTACTTCGTCACCGACGGCCGCGCCTTCGACCTCTTCGCCTACCCCTGGGACGAACGCGCCGGCCGCCTCGAAACCCTCCTCGGCTTCTCCCTCGCCGCCACCGGCCTCAGCGTCGTCTACAGCGTCGGGAGCTTCGACCTCCCGCTCGCCGTCTACGTCGCCACCCTCCTCGCCGTCGGCTTCGGCGACCTCGGCCGCGTCCTCGCCCTCGACTCCGTCGAGGACGAAGCCGCCGGCGCGGCCGGCTTCGGCGTCCTCGGGTTCGCCGCCGCCACCGCCGGCCAGCTCGCCGTCGCCCAGTCGCGCCCGGCCATCGCCGTCTTCCTCGCCGCGAGCGGCGTCCTCCTCGCCGCCCTCCTCCGCTCCGTCTTCACCGAGAAAGACGACCCGCTCGTCATCCTCTCCGTCGCCCTCCTCCTCTGGCTCTTCGCCGACCTCCACCCCGACGTCGGCGCGGTCCGCGTGGGCGTCGCCATCGCCGCCACCGTCGTCTTCGGCTACCTCTCCTACGCCACCGGCGCGGCCTCAGTAGCAGGAATGCTCACCGGCGTCTTCCTCGGCCTCTTAGCCGTCGTCCTCGGCGGCTACGGCTGGTTCGTCGTCCTCATGGCGTTCTTCGGCGTCGGCGGCCTCTCCACGAAGTTCCGCTACGACGAGAAGACCGACCGGGGCGTCGCCGAGGGGAACTCGGGCGCGCGCGGCACCGGGAACGTCCTCGGGAACTCCGCCGCCGCCCTCGCCGCGCTCTTACTCTACGCCGCCAGCCCCGGCCTCCCCGTTCCCTCGGACGTCTTCCTCTTCGCGTTCGCCGCCTCCGTCGCCACCGCGCTCGCCGACACGCTCTCCAGCGAAATCGGCGGCCTCTACGGGCCGCCCCGCCTCATCACCACGCTCGAACCCGTCGACCCCGGCACCGACGGCGCGGTCACCTGGCAGGGCGAACTCGCCGGCCTCGCCGGCGCGGCGCTCATCGCGCTCCTCGCGCTCGCCCTCACCCCGCTCGACGCCGTCGACGCCGTCGTCGTCCTCGTCGGCGGCATCGCCGGCATGACGATGGACAGCCTCGCCGGCGCGACCATCGAAGGCGACCGCCTCGGCAACCAGTCAGTGAACTTCCTCGCCACCCTCACGGGCGGCGTCGCCGGCGGTCTGCTCGCGCTCGCCTTCGGCCTCGCGTAA
- the dnaG gene encoding DNA primase DnaG, whose protein sequence is MEDTAKYLIHADVVADGVVERSDVVGAVFGQTEGLLGDDLDIHDLQESSRLGRIDVEVESEGGQSFGRITIASSLDRVETAILAAALEAIERVGPCMARVEVARIEDVRAAKRRRVVDRAKELLNTKFDEGALDSADIVSEVRESIKVEDITEFHGLPAGPHVESSDAVVVVEGRADVNQLLRYGIKNAVAVEGTNVPDAVAELTREKHATAFLDGDRGGELILRELAQVGDVDAVAHAPDGKSVEDLSREEVHAALRAKTPFESVDAHTDASDEPNDEAGDEPHDERDGEVSAGDAADADTDAVGERASNPTSAASTGGGVEAELVARTRPSEPGESDATGADAADTAASTASENASESTPMETESPAADAAEAAESEESVDTAGAGDAAAVEPASEGEEPVVRSLGDVVADVAGSGRAVCLDADLDTVSEGAADEAFDLVADSTPHVVVLDAAVPQRLLDVAAQRDVGVVVGASEGEYVKQPAGVRVHTHGDF, encoded by the coding sequence ATGGAAGACACTGCGAAGTACCTCATTCACGCGGACGTCGTCGCCGACGGCGTCGTCGAGCGGAGCGACGTCGTCGGCGCGGTGTTCGGGCAGACTGAGGGCTTGCTGGGGGACGACCTCGACATCCACGACCTCCAGGAGTCGAGCCGGCTGGGACGCATCGACGTGGAGGTCGAATCGGAGGGCGGGCAGTCCTTCGGCCGCATCACCATCGCGTCGAGCCTCGACCGCGTCGAGACCGCCATTCTGGCGGCGGCGCTGGAGGCCATCGAGCGCGTCGGGCCGTGCATGGCGCGCGTCGAAGTGGCGCGCATCGAGGACGTCCGCGCGGCGAAGCGCCGGCGGGTCGTCGACCGCGCGAAGGAGCTCCTCAATACGAAGTTCGACGAGGGCGCGCTCGACTCCGCGGACATCGTCTCCGAAGTCCGCGAGAGCATCAAGGTGGAGGACATCACCGAGTTCCACGGGCTCCCCGCCGGCCCGCACGTGGAGTCCTCCGACGCCGTCGTCGTCGTGGAGGGCCGCGCGGACGTGAATCAGCTCCTCCGGTACGGCATCAAGAACGCCGTGGCGGTCGAGGGGACGAACGTCCCGGACGCCGTCGCCGAGTTAACACGCGAAAAGCACGCGACGGCGTTCCTCGACGGCGACCGCGGCGGCGAACTCATCCTCCGCGAACTCGCACAGGTCGGCGACGTCGACGCGGTCGCGCACGCGCCGGACGGGAAGTCCGTCGAGGACCTCTCGCGAGAGGAAGTCCACGCGGCGCTCCGCGCGAAGACGCCGTTCGAGAGCGTCGACGCGCACACCGACGCGTCCGACGAACCAAACGACGAAGCCGGTGACGAACCCCACGACGAGCGCGACGGCGAGGTTTCCGCGGGCGACGCGGCGGACGCCGACACGGACGCCGTCGGCGAGCGCGCGTCGAATCCGACGAGTGCTGCGTCCACCGGCGGCGGCGTGGAAGCCGAGCTGGTCGCGCGCACTCGTCCGTCCGAACCCGGCGAGTCCGACGCGACCGGAGCGGACGCCGCCGACACCGCTGCGTCGACGGCGAGCGAGAACGCGAGCGAGTCGACGCCGATGGAGACCGAATCGCCGGCGGCTGACGCGGCCGAAGCGGCCGAATCCGAAGAGTCCGTGGACACCGCGGGAGCCGGTGACGCGGCGGCGGTCGAGCCCGCATCGGAGGGCGAAGAGCCCGTCGTGCGGTCGCTCGGCGACGTGGTCGCGGACGTCGCGGGGTCGGGGCGCGCGGTCTGTCTCGACGCCGACCTCGACACCGTTTCGGAGGGCGCTGCCGACGAGGCGTTCGACCTCGTCGCCGACTCGACGCCGCACGTCGTCGTGCTCGACGCCGCCGTCCCGCAGCGCCTCCTCGACGTCGCCGCGCAGCGCGACGTCGGGGTGGTCGTCGGCGCGAGCGAGGGCGAGTACGTGAAACAGCCGGCGGGCGTCCGCGTCCACACCCACGGCGACTTCTAG
- a CDS encoding universal stress protein encodes MYDDVLLPFDGSEGASAILHHAAEVAAWADATVHLLFVADTARHSVTVVDGATVDGLAERGAELLDEAERALGDAGVDYTTDVVQGNPAPTVVEYAERYDHDLVVMPTHAREGLSRYLVGSVTEKVVRLSSVPVLTARMRPDERLAFPYEGILVPTDGSEHAVRAAEHAFSLAGALDATAHVLSVVDETALGIDARAGMDGAGEDAARDAVDDLVALADEYGVDVARHVEHATPVEGILDAVDANDVDAVVMGTTGRRGTARILLGSVAEKTVRAAPVPVVTVRDST; translated from the coding sequence ATGTACGACGACGTGTTGCTTCCGTTCGACGGGAGCGAGGGCGCGAGCGCGATTCTCCACCACGCCGCCGAGGTCGCGGCGTGGGCCGACGCGACGGTGCACCTCCTCTTCGTCGCCGACACCGCGCGGCACTCGGTCACCGTGGTCGACGGCGCGACCGTCGACGGGCTCGCCGAACGCGGCGCGGAACTCCTCGACGAGGCCGAGCGCGCGCTCGGCGACGCGGGCGTCGACTACACGACCGACGTCGTGCAGGGGAACCCCGCGCCGACCGTCGTCGAGTACGCCGAGCGATACGACCACGACCTCGTCGTGATGCCGACGCACGCCCGCGAGGGGCTCTCGCGCTACCTCGTCGGGAGCGTCACCGAGAAGGTCGTCCGGCTCTCCTCGGTCCCGGTGTTGACGGCGCGGATGCGCCCCGACGAACGCCTCGCCTTCCCCTACGAGGGCATCCTCGTGCCGACCGACGGGAGCGAGCACGCGGTGCGCGCGGCGGAACACGCGTTCTCGCTCGCCGGCGCGCTCGACGCGACCGCGCACGTGCTCTCCGTCGTCGACGAGACCGCGCTCGGTATCGACGCCCGCGCCGGGATGGACGGCGCTGGCGAGGACGCCGCACGGGACGCCGTCGACGACCTCGTCGCTCTGGCCGACGAGTACGGCGTCGACGTCGCCCGCCACGTCGAACACGCCACGCCAGTCGAGGGGATTCTCGACGCGGTCGACGCGAACGACGTCGACGCCGTCGTGATGGGGACGACCGGCCGCCGCGGCACGGCCCGCATCCTCCTCGGGAGCGTCGCCGAGAAGACCGTCCGCGCCGCACCCGTCCCGGTCGTCACCGTCCGCGACTCGACCTGA